The following coding sequences lie in one Streptomyces sp. NBC_00510 genomic window:
- a CDS encoding HAD family phosphatase — protein sequence MGRLHIFDMDGTLMHGSSASMELARELGLVAEFRELEHALGRGLLDSPGYAERAYELWRALTPAQVATAFEGAPWLAGIREVWADIAARGEHCAVVSLSPDFFVRRLLEWGAHEVRASVFPEFPFGPAAGLDVAGILLPETKVTAADELCARYGVSRAECVAYGDSLSDTALFAAVPVSVAVNGDHHVSGLASHAYTGRDLREAYALVVG from the coding sequence GTGGGACGGCTGCACATCTTCGACATGGACGGGACGCTGATGCACGGCTCCTCGGCGAGCATGGAACTCGCCCGGGAGCTGGGGCTGGTGGCGGAGTTCCGCGAGCTGGAGCACGCGCTCGGGCGGGGTCTGCTGGATTCGCCGGGCTACGCGGAGCGGGCGTACGAGCTGTGGCGGGCGCTCACCCCGGCGCAGGTGGCGACGGCGTTCGAGGGCGCCCCGTGGCTGGCCGGGATACGGGAGGTGTGGGCGGACATCGCCGCCCGCGGGGAGCACTGCGCGGTGGTGTCGCTCTCCCCGGACTTCTTCGTGCGCCGGCTGCTGGAGTGGGGGGCGCACGAGGTGCGGGCGTCGGTCTTCCCGGAGTTCCCGTTCGGCCCGGCGGCGGGACTGGACGTGGCGGGCATCCTGCTGCCGGAGACGAAGGTGACGGCGGCGGACGAGCTGTGCGCCCGCTACGGGGTCAGCCGCGCGGAGTGCGTGGCGTACGGGGACTCGCTGTCGGACACGGCGCTCTTCGCGGCGGTGCCGGTGTCGGTCGCGGTCAACGGGGACCACCACGTGAGCGGGCTGGCCAGCCATGCGTACACGGGGCGCGATTTGCGTGAAGCGTATGCGCTGGTCGTGGGCTGA
- a CDS encoding LysR family transcriptional regulator, whose amino-acid sequence MTLTLPGLRAFVAVARTGSFSAAARQLDVRQPTVSESVRRLEAAAGRPLLVRNRERAELTDLGRRILAHAVAAVDAADELEGLLDGASRPFTVGFLGEAAAGRTRELLDLVQARAPGDVRLRRYDFDDPSCGLLDGHSDLAIVWPPLDAPGLGMVTVSSDRRCVALPATDPLARRTEVAPDELGGRTWVVPRTGDAAYAGFRHPSAVGVAHVAGTVPSGSLEETLELVAAGRGCALASTATDEHYARSNVVIVPLAGDVRCTVALAWRAADRRPAVRGAAEDAARLFGGTPPGTGRAAGDEGGTAWDGCTSSTWTGR is encoded by the coding sequence GTGACGCTGACCTTGCCCGGCCTGCGGGCGTTCGTGGCGGTGGCGCGTACGGGCTCGTTCTCGGCGGCCGCTCGGCAACTCGACGTACGGCAGCCCACGGTGAGCGAGTCGGTGCGCCGACTGGAGGCCGCCGCGGGGCGGCCGTTGCTGGTGCGGAACCGCGAACGGGCCGAACTGACCGACCTGGGGCGGCGGATCCTGGCCCACGCGGTGGCGGCGGTCGACGCCGCGGACGAACTCGAGGGGCTGCTGGACGGGGCGTCCCGGCCGTTCACCGTGGGCTTCCTGGGGGAGGCGGCGGCCGGCCGCACCCGGGAGCTGCTGGACCTGGTCCAGGCCCGCGCCCCGGGCGACGTGCGGCTGCGGCGCTACGACTTCGACGACCCCTCCTGCGGGCTGCTCGACGGGCATTCCGACCTGGCCATCGTGTGGCCCCCGTTGGACGCCCCGGGACTGGGGATGGTGACCGTCTCCAGCGACCGGCGCTGCGTGGCGCTGCCCGCGACGGACCCGCTGGCCCGCAGGACCGAGGTCGCGCCCGATGAACTGGGCGGCAGGACCTGGGTGGTGCCGCGGACCGGGGACGCGGCCTACGCCGGCTTCCGCCATCCGTCGGCCGTGGGCGTCGCCCACGTGGCCGGGACGGTGCCGTCGGGATCGCTGGAGGAGACGCTCGAACTCGTGGCGGCGGGGCGGGGTTGCGCACTGGCGAGCACGGCGACCGACGAGCACTACGCGCGGTCGAACGTGGTGATCGTGCCGCTGGCCGGGGACGTGCGCTGCACGGTCGCGCTGGCCTGGCGGGCGGCGGACCGCAGGCCCGCGGTCCGCGGGGCGGCGGAGGACGCCGCCCGGCTGTTCGGAGGGACGCCGCCGGGGACCGGCCGGGCGGCGGGTGACGAGGGAGGGACCGCGTGGGACGGCTGCACATCTTCGACATGGACGGGACGCTGA
- a CDS encoding GNAT family N-acetyltransferase → MTSPTAPVRRLTPADLPACSALAVSRDWGAEEHKWRFLLTHGAGYGIDAPDGDGLAATTVLTRYAGGLAAVSMVLVAARYEGQGLGRRIMTHVLAEAGDDTVTLHATDRGRPLYEKLGFRAVGTVVTHRGRFAPLVPAPDRPGAAQPRPFTEADLPALLALDAEVFGADRSPLLRDLPRFAERLLVAGEDGVLTGYASAWLNADTLVVGPVVAGSTAAAKRLITAVTRDAGTPVRLDLRTGTPGGLDGWAAEHGVAPVFPNTLMVLGDRDLPGDEHRRHAPLMVALG, encoded by the coding sequence ATGACATCCCCCACGGCCCCCGTGCGCCGCCTCACCCCCGCCGACCTCCCCGCCTGCAGCGCGCTGGCCGTCAGCCGCGACTGGGGCGCCGAGGAGCACAAGTGGCGCTTCCTGCTCACCCACGGCGCCGGTTACGGCATCGACGCCCCCGACGGCGACGGCCTGGCCGCCACCACCGTCCTGACGCGCTACGCGGGCGGCCTGGCGGCGGTCAGCATGGTCCTGGTCGCGGCCCGGTACGAGGGGCAGGGCCTCGGCCGGCGCATCATGACCCACGTCCTGGCCGAGGCGGGCGACGACACCGTCACCCTGCACGCCACCGACCGCGGCCGCCCCCTCTACGAGAAGCTCGGCTTCCGGGCGGTCGGCACCGTCGTCACCCACCGCGGACGCTTCGCCCCGCTGGTGCCCGCCCCCGACCGTCCCGGCGCCGCCCAACCGCGGCCCTTCACCGAAGCCGATCTGCCCGCCCTGCTCGCCCTCGACGCCGAGGTGTTCGGCGCGGACCGCTCCCCCCTCCTGCGCGACCTGCCGCGGTTCGCCGAACGCCTCCTGGTCGCCGGGGAGGACGGTGTCCTGACCGGTTACGCCTCGGCCTGGCTCAACGCGGACACCCTGGTCGTGGGCCCCGTCGTCGCCGGGAGCACGGCCGCGGCGAAGCGACTGATCACCGCGGTCACCCGTGACGCGGGCACACCCGTCCGCCTCGACCTGCGCACCGGCACCCCCGGCGGTCTCGACGGCTGGGCCGCGGAGCACGGCGTGGCCCCCGTCTTCCCCAACACCCTCATGGTGCTCGGTGACCGTGACCTGCCCGGCGACGAACACCGCCGCCACGCACCGCTGATGGTGGCCCTGGGCTGA
- the dnaB gene encoding replicative DNA helicase, whose product MSQPEPADDHWGSEPPFPPDGPGDRLPVSRFRRRDERDRDRDRDDDRGGAGFERVPPQDLDAEMSVLGGMLLSKDAIADVVEVLKGADFYRPAHETIYAAILDLYARGEPADPITVAAELTKRGELVRVGGAPYLHSLVNAVPTAANAEYYAEIVHERAVLRRLVEAGTRITQMGYAADGDVDEIVNSAQAEIYAVTEQRTSEDYLPLSEIMEGALDEIEAIGSRSGQMSGVPTGFADLDSLTNGLHPGQMIVIAARPAMGKSTLALDFARACSVTNGMPSVFFSLEMGRNEIAMRLLSAEARVALHHMRSGNMTDDDWTRLARRMPDVSAAPLYIDDSPNLSMMEIRAKCRRLKQRNDLRLVVIDYLQLMQAGGSRRPESRQQEVSDMSRNLKLLAKELEVPVIALSQLNRGPEQRTDKKPMVSDLRESGSIEQDADMVILLHREDAYEKESPRAGEADLIVAKHRNGPTATITVAFQGHYSRFVDMAQT is encoded by the coding sequence GTGAGCCAGCCCGAACCCGCGGACGACCACTGGGGGAGCGAGCCGCCGTTCCCGCCGGACGGTCCCGGCGACCGCCTGCCCGTCTCCCGCTTCCGCCGGAGGGACGAGCGGGACCGCGACCGCGACCGTGACGACGACCGCGGAGGGGCCGGCTTCGAACGCGTACCCCCGCAGGACCTGGACGCCGAGATGTCGGTGCTCGGCGGCATGCTGCTGTCCAAGGACGCCATCGCCGACGTCGTCGAGGTGCTCAAGGGCGCCGACTTCTACCGGCCCGCCCACGAGACCATCTACGCCGCGATCCTCGACCTCTACGCCCGCGGTGAGCCCGCCGACCCCATCACCGTCGCCGCCGAGCTGACCAAGCGCGGTGAGCTCGTGCGCGTGGGCGGGGCCCCCTACCTGCACAGTCTCGTCAACGCGGTGCCCACCGCCGCCAACGCCGAGTACTACGCGGAGATCGTGCACGAGCGCGCGGTCCTGCGCCGGCTCGTCGAGGCGGGCACGCGCATCACGCAGATGGGGTACGCCGCCGACGGCGACGTCGACGAGATCGTCAACTCCGCGCAGGCCGAGATCTACGCCGTCACCGAGCAGCGCACCAGCGAGGACTACCTCCCGCTCTCCGAGATCATGGAGGGCGCCCTCGACGAGATCGAGGCCATCGGCTCGCGCAGCGGCCAGATGTCCGGGGTGCCCACCGGCTTCGCCGACCTGGACTCCCTCACCAACGGTCTGCACCCGGGCCAGATGATCGTCATCGCCGCCCGTCCCGCGATGGGCAAGTCCACGCTCGCGCTGGACTTCGCCCGTGCCTGCTCGGTCACCAACGGCATGCCCAGCGTCTTCTTCTCCCTCGAAATGGGCCGCAACGAGATCGCGATGCGCCTGCTGTCCGCCGAGGCCCGGGTCGCCCTGCACCACATGCGCTCCGGCAACATGACCGACGACGACTGGACGCGACTGGCCCGCCGCATGCCCGACGTCTCCGCGGCGCCCCTCTACATCGACGACTCGCCGAACCTGTCGATGATGGAGATCCGGGCCAAGTGCCGCCGGCTCAAGCAGCGCAACGACCTCCGCCTGGTCGTCATCGACTACCTCCAGCTGATGCAGGCGGGCGGTTCGCGCCGGCCCGAGAGCCGTCAGCAGGAGGTCTCCGACATGTCCCGTAACCTCAAGCTCCTGGCGAAGGAGCTCGAGGTGCCGGTCATCGCGCTCTCCCAGCTGAACCGTGGCCCCGAACAGCGCACGGACAAGAAGCCCATGGTCAGCGACCTGCGCGAATCGGGCTCCATCGAGCAGGACGCGGACATGGTGATCCTGCTGCACCGCGAGGACGCCTACGAGAAGGAGTCCCCGCGTGCCGGCGAGGCCGACCTGATCGTCGCCAAGCACCGCAACGGCCCCACGGCCACCATCACCGTGGCCTTCCAGGGCCACTACTCGCGCTTCGTGGACATGGCCCAGACCTGA
- a CDS encoding MATE family efflux transporter, giving the protein MGLALPAFGALVAEPLFLMADSAIVGHLGTSQLAGLGVAGALLTTLVGVFVFLAYATTAAVARRVGAGDLPAAIRQGMDGIWLALLISAAAVAVAVPAAPALADLFGASGTAAPYAVTYLRISALGIPAMLVVLAATGVLRGLQDTRTPLYVAVGGFAVNAVLNVVLVYGAGLGIAGSAWGTVIAQNAMAAVYLVVVVRGARRHGASLRPDPAGIRACAQAGTPLLIRTLSLRAVLLLATVVAARLGDASVAAHQITIALWSLAAFALDSIAIAGQAIIGRYLGSDDVAGARAACRRMVQWGIASGVVIGLLLAVSRPLIAPLFTPDPAVRSQLTTVLLVAALSQPVCGVVFVLDGVLIGAGDGTYLAWSTVVTLAVFAPVALAVPALGGGLTALWWAMGLMMLTRLAGLHWRARSGKWAVTGAVRA; this is encoded by the coding sequence ATGGGCCTCGCGCTGCCCGCCTTCGGCGCGCTGGTCGCCGAACCACTCTTCCTCATGGCCGACAGCGCGATCGTGGGCCACCTCGGCACCTCGCAGCTCGCCGGGCTCGGTGTCGCGGGCGCCCTGCTGACCACCCTCGTCGGCGTCTTCGTCTTCCTCGCCTACGCCACCACCGCCGCCGTCGCCCGCCGGGTCGGCGCGGGCGACCTGCCCGCGGCGATCCGCCAGGGCATGGACGGCATCTGGCTCGCCCTCCTCATCAGCGCCGCCGCGGTCGCCGTCGCCGTCCCCGCGGCACCCGCCCTCGCCGACCTGTTCGGCGCCTCGGGCACCGCGGCGCCGTACGCCGTCACCTACCTGCGGATCAGCGCCCTCGGCATCCCCGCGATGCTCGTCGTCCTCGCGGCCACCGGTGTGCTGCGCGGACTGCAGGACACCCGTACCCCGCTCTACGTCGCCGTCGGCGGCTTCGCCGTGAACGCCGTGCTCAACGTGGTGCTGGTGTACGGCGCCGGCCTCGGCATCGCCGGCTCCGCCTGGGGCACCGTCATCGCCCAGAACGCGATGGCGGCCGTCTACCTCGTCGTCGTGGTCCGCGGCGCCCGCCGGCACGGCGCCTCGCTCCGGCCCGACCCCGCCGGCATCCGCGCCTGCGCCCAGGCCGGGACGCCCCTGCTGATCCGCACGCTGAGCCTGCGGGCCGTCCTGCTGCTCGCCACCGTGGTCGCGGCCCGGCTCGGGGACGCCTCCGTCGCCGCCCACCAGATCACCATCGCCCTCTGGTCGCTGGCGGCCTTCGCCCTGGACTCCATCGCCATCGCGGGTCAGGCCATCATCGGCCGCTACCTCGGCTCCGACGACGTGGCCGGGGCCCGGGCCGCGTGCCGCCGCATGGTGCAGTGGGGCATCGCCTCCGGCGTGGTGATCGGCCTGCTCCTGGCCGTCTCCAGGCCGCTGATCGCCCCGCTGTTCACCCCGGACCCGGCCGTGCGCTCCCAGTTGACGACCGTCCTGCTGGTGGCGGCGCTCTCCCAGCCGGTCTGCGGCGTGGTCTTCGTGCTGGACGGGGTCCTCATCGGCGCCGGCGACGGCACCTACCTGGCCTGGTCGACGGTCGTCACCCTCGCCGTCTTCGCCCCCGTGGCGCTGGCCGTACCCGCCCTGGGCGGGGGACTCACCGCCTTGTGGTGGGCGATGGGGCTGATGATGCTCACCCGGCTGGCCGGCCTGCACTGGCGCGCCCGCTCGGGGAAGTGGGCCGTCACCGGCGCCGTACGCGCCTGA
- the rplI gene encoding 50S ribosomal protein L9 produces MAKIILTNEVSGLGAAGDVVEVKSGYARNYLIPRGFAIAWTKGGEKDVEQIRRARRIREIATVEQANSFKAQLEGVKVKLSTRAGDAGRLFGSVTPADIAAAVKAAGGPDVDKRRIEIGSPIKTLGSHKVSVRLHPEVEAALDVEVVAS; encoded by the coding sequence ATGGCGAAGATCATCCTCACCAACGAGGTCAGCGGCCTCGGTGCCGCCGGCGATGTCGTCGAGGTCAAGAGCGGCTACGCCCGCAACTACCTGATCCCGCGCGGCTTCGCGATCGCGTGGACCAAGGGTGGCGAGAAGGACGTCGAGCAGATCCGCCGCGCGCGCCGGATCCGTGAGATCGCGACCGTCGAGCAGGCCAACTCCTTCAAGGCGCAGCTCGAGGGCGTCAAGGTCAAGCTGTCGACCCGCGCGGGCGACGCCGGCCGGCTGTTCGGTTCGGTGACCCCGGCCGACATCGCCGCCGCCGTCAAGGCCGCGGGCGGTCCGGACGTGGACAAGCGCCGGATCGAGATCGGTTCCCCGATCAAGACGCTGGGCTCGCACAAGGTGTCGGTGCGTCTGCACCCCGAGGTCGAGGCCGCTCTCGACGTCGAGGTCGTCGCTTCCTGA
- the rpsR gene encoding 30S ribosomal protein S18: MAKPPARKPKKKVCVFCKDKITYVDYKDTNLLRKFISDRGKIRARRVTGNCTQHQRDVATAVKNSREMALLPYTSTAR; this comes from the coding sequence ATGGCGAAGCCGCCTGCTCGCAAGCCTAAGAAGAAGGTTTGCGTGTTCTGCAAGGACAAGATCACCTACGTCGACTACAAGGACACGAACCTGCTGCGGAAGTTCATCTCCGACCGCGGCAAGATCCGTGCCCGCCGGGTCACCGGCAACTGCACCCAGCACCAGCGCGACGTCGCCACGGCCGTGAAGAACAGCCGTGAGATGGCGCTGCTGCCCTACACCTCGACCGCTCGCTAA
- a CDS encoding single-stranded DNA-binding protein encodes MAGETVITVVGNLVDDPELRFTPSGAAVAKFRVASTPRTFDRQTNEWKDGESLFLTCSVWRQAAENVAESLQKGMRVIVQGRLKQRSYDDREGVKRTVYELDVDEVGASLRSATAKITRASGGGGASRGGQGGYGGGGGQGGGGGGWGGGPGGGQGGAPDADPWATGAPAGGGQGGGGGGWGGGSGSGGGFSDEPPF; translated from the coding sequence ATGGCAGGCGAGACCGTCATCACGGTCGTCGGCAATCTCGTCGACGACCCCGAGCTGCGCTTCACCCCGTCCGGTGCGGCGGTCGCGAAGTTCCGTGTCGCGTCCACTCCCCGCACCTTCGACCGGCAGACCAACGAGTGGAAGGACGGCGAGAGCCTCTTCCTCACGTGCTCGGTCTGGCGGCAGGCGGCGGAGAACGTGGCCGAGTCGCTCCAGAAGGGCATGCGCGTCATCGTGCAGGGCCGTCTGAAGCAGCGCTCGTACGACGACCGCGAGGGCGTCAAGCGGACGGTCTACGAGCTGGACGTCGACGAGGTCGGCGCCAGCCTGCGCAGCGCGACCGCCAAGATCACCCGGGCCAGCGGCGGCGGCGGTGCCTCGCGCGGCGGCCAGGGCGGTTACGGCGGCGGTGGCGGCCAGGGCGGCGGTGGCGGCGGCTGGGGCGGTGGCCCCGGTGGCGGCCAGGGCGGTGCGCCCGACGCCGACCCGTGGGCGACCGGCGCTCCGGCCGGTGGCGGCCAGGGCGGCGGTGGCGGCGGCTGGGGCGGTGGCTCCGGCAGCGGCGGCGGTTTCTCGGACGAGCCGCCCTTCTAA
- the rpsF gene encoding 30S ribosomal protein S6, giving the protein MRHYEVMVILDPDLEERAVSPLIENFLGVVRNGGGKVEKVDTWGRRRLSYEIKKKPEGIYSVIDLNATPEVVKELDRQMNLNESVLRTKVLRPETH; this is encoded by the coding sequence ATGCGTCACTACGAGGTGATGGTCATCCTCGACCCCGATCTCGAGGAGCGTGCTGTCTCCCCGCTGATCGAGAACTTCCTCGGCGTCGTCCGCAATGGCGGCGGCAAGGTCGAGAAGGTCGACACCTGGGGCCGTCGTCGTCTTTCGTACGAGATCAAGAAGAAGCCCGAGGGCATCTACTCGGTCATCGACCTCAACGCCACTCCTGAGGTCGTCAAGGAGCTCGACCGTCAGATGAACCTGAACGAGTCGGTCCTCCGGACCAAGGTCCTCCGTCCCGAGACCCACTGA
- a CDS encoding peptidoglycan bridge formation glycyltransferase FemA/FemB family protein, with protein MSLTLRTISREQHLAYIQSLPSASHCQVPAWADVKTEWRSENLGWFDDKTGELVGAGLVLYRQLPKVKRYLAYLPEGPVINWYAPNLEEWLRPMLAHLKQQGAFSVKMGPPVVIRRWDAAAIKSGIADPDVKRLRDVEATFIEPRAFEVADRLRRMGWQQGEDGGAGFGDVQPRYVFQVPLENRSLDDVQKGFNQLWRRNIKKAEKAGVEVVQGSYDDLPVWQQLYEVTAERDHFRPRPLSYFQRMWQVLNSEDPNRMRLYFAQHEGEAVAAATMLVVGRHVWYSYGASANHKREVRPSNAMQWRMLRDAYALGASVYDLRGISDSLDESDHLFGLIQFKVGTGGQAAEYLGEWDFPLNKLLHKALDIYMSRR; from the coding sequence ATGAGCTTGACCCTGAGGACCATCAGTCGGGAACAGCACCTGGCGTACATCCAGAGCCTGCCCTCGGCAAGCCACTGCCAGGTTCCCGCCTGGGCGGACGTCAAGACGGAGTGGCGCTCGGAGAACCTCGGCTGGTTCGACGACAAGACCGGTGAGCTGGTCGGCGCCGGCCTGGTGCTCTACCGGCAGCTGCCCAAGGTGAAGCGCTACCTCGCCTACCTCCCCGAGGGCCCGGTGATCAACTGGTACGCGCCCAACCTGGAGGAGTGGCTGCGCCCGATGCTGGCGCACCTGAAGCAGCAAGGCGCGTTCTCCGTGAAGATGGGCCCGCCGGTCGTCATCCGCCGCTGGGACGCGGCCGCCATCAAGTCCGGCATCGCCGACCCGGACGTCAAGCGCCTGCGCGACGTCGAGGCCACCTTCATCGAGCCCCGCGCCTTCGAGGTGGCCGACCGGCTGCGCCGCATGGGCTGGCAGCAGGGCGAGGACGGCGGCGCCGGCTTCGGCGACGTGCAGCCCCGCTACGTCTTCCAGGTCCCGCTGGAGAACCGCAGCCTGGACGACGTCCAGAAGGGCTTCAACCAGCTGTGGCGGCGCAACATCAAGAAGGCCGAGAAGGCCGGCGTCGAGGTCGTCCAGGGCAGCTACGACGACCTCCCCGTGTGGCAGCAGCTGTACGAGGTCACCGCCGAGCGCGACCACTTCCGCCCGCGGCCCCTGTCCTACTTCCAGCGCATGTGGCAGGTCCTCAACTCCGAGGACCCCAACCGCATGCGGCTGTACTTCGCCCAGCACGAGGGCGAGGCGGTCGCCGCCGCGACGATGCTCGTCGTCGGCCGGCACGTCTGGTACTCGTACGGGGCCTCGGCCAACCACAAGCGCGAGGTCCGGCCGAGCAACGCCATGCAGTGGCGGATGCTGCGGGACGCCTACGCGCTCGGCGCGAGCGTGTACGACCTGCGCGGCATCAGCGACTCGCTCGACGAGAGCGACCACCTCTTCGGTCTCATCCAGTTCAAGGTGGGCACCGGCGGGCAGGCTGCCGAATACCTGGGCGAGTGGGACTTCCCGCTCAACAAGCTGCTGCACAAGGCGCTCGACATCTACATGTCCCGCCGCTGA
- a CDS encoding alanine racemase: MALTLYVDTARWRAHQQSVAEQFPGLVPVCKGNGYGFGHERLAEEAIRLGSDVLAVGTTYEAARIKDWFGGDLLVLTPYRLGEEPVPLPDRAIRSVSSVEGVRGLVGARVVIEVMSSMRRHGVSEDDLVKLHSAIDDVRLEGFAIHLPLDRTDGSDAVEEVFRWMERLRAARLPLHTMFVSHLKAGELTQLRNQFPQTRFRARIGTRLWLGDHEATEYRGAVLDVTRIAKGERFGYRQNKASEDGHLVVVAGGTSHGVGLEAPKAMHGVMPRAKGVARAGLATINRNLSPFVWAGKQRWFAEPPHMQVSILFLPGDVAPPAVGDELVAHLRHTTTTFDRVVDR, encoded by the coding sequence ATGGCGCTCACCCTGTACGTCGACACCGCGCGCTGGCGTGCGCACCAGCAGTCCGTGGCGGAGCAGTTCCCCGGGCTGGTCCCCGTCTGCAAGGGCAACGGGTACGGCTTCGGCCACGAGCGCCTGGCCGAGGAGGCGATCCGGCTCGGCTCGGACGTCCTCGCCGTGGGCACGACGTACGAGGCCGCCCGGATCAAGGACTGGTTCGGCGGCGACCTGCTGGTGCTGACCCCGTACCGGCTGGGCGAGGAGCCGGTGCCGCTGCCGGACCGCGCCATCCGCTCCGTGTCCTCCGTGGAGGGCGTGCGCGGCCTGGTCGGCGCCCGCGTGGTCATCGAGGTCATGAGCAGCATGAGGCGCCACGGCGTCAGCGAGGACGACCTGGTCAAGCTGCACTCGGCCATAGACGACGTCCGCCTGGAGGGCTTCGCCATCCACCTGCCGCTGGACCGCACCGACGGCTCCGACGCGGTGGAGGAGGTCTTCCGCTGGATGGAGCGGCTGCGCGCGGCCCGGCTGCCGCTGCACACCATGTTCGTCAGCCACCTGAAGGCCGGCGAGCTGACCCAGCTGCGCAACCAGTTCCCGCAGACCCGCTTCCGCGCCCGGATCGGCACCCGGCTGTGGCTCGGCGACCACGAGGCCACCGAGTACCGGGGCGCCGTCCTGGACGTCACCCGCATCGCCAAGGGCGAGCGCTTCGGCTACCGCCAGAACAAGGCCTCCGAAGACGGCCACCTGGTCGTCGTGGCGGGCGGTACGTCGCACGGGGTGGGCCTGGAGGCCCCCAAGGCCATGCACGGCGTCATGCCGCGCGCCAAGGGCGTCGCGAGGGCCGGTCTGGCCACCATCAACCGCAACCTGTCGCCCTTCGTGTGGGCCGGCAAGCAGCGCTGGTTCGCCGAGCCCCCGCACATGCAGGTGTCGATCCTCTTCCTGCCGGGCGACGTGGCGCCCCCGGCGGTCGGGGACGAGCTGGTGGCGCACCTGCGGCACACGACGACCACGTTCGACCGCGTCGTCGACCGCTGA
- a CDS encoding glycosyltransferase 87 family protein, producing MTIVREDPHHEASEAEAVVPPTREDPVAVAGSEVIGGPLGRFAAVGRRGWWNPLRVVVLVAIGMFALGMVQKVPCYDSGWFYGANAQYSHACYSDIPHLYYGRGFADDLVPYFDRIPDTVSGGMGYLEYPVLTGLFMEVASWLTPHGGTIQHREQIYWLVNAGMLLVCTAVIAVCVARTNRRRPWDALLVALAPAFALTATINWDLFAVALAAAGMMLWSRNRPLAAGILIGLATAAKLYPVLLLGPLFLLCLRAGKLKAWGAAVGGAAVAWLVVNLPVMLLARDGWAKFYTFSQERGVDYGSVWLIISQQTGKSIDGANSYAIALMLLFCAGMAGLTLYAPRRPRFAQLAFLVVAAFILTNKVYSPQYVLWLVPLAALARPRWRDFLIWQAAEVMYFLGIWSYLAYTTGGNSKGLPQDGYHLAIAAHLIGTLYLCVVVVRDIVLPERDAVRQDGSDDPSGGVLDGAEDAFVLGRSSHQPRHAAPLQGGPEDGHGYGEALPVQWGVDPAPPAPPH from the coding sequence ATGACGATCGTGCGCGAAGACCCCCACCACGAGGCCTCGGAGGCCGAGGCGGTCGTGCCCCCGACCCGCGAGGACCCGGTCGCCGTGGCCGGGAGCGAGGTCATCGGCGGCCCGCTCGGCCGCTTCGCTGCCGTGGGGCGGCGGGGCTGGTGGAACCCCCTGCGCGTGGTCGTGCTGGTCGCGATCGGGATGTTCGCGCTGGGCATGGTGCAGAAGGTGCCGTGCTACGACAGCGGCTGGTTCTACGGGGCGAACGCCCAGTACAGCCACGCCTGCTACTCCGACATCCCGCACCTGTACTACGGCCGGGGCTTCGCCGACGACCTCGTCCCGTACTTCGACCGGATCCCGGACACGGTCTCCGGCGGCATGGGTTACCTGGAGTACCCGGTCCTGACGGGGCTGTTCATGGAGGTCGCCTCCTGGCTCACCCCGCACGGCGGCACGATCCAGCACCGGGAGCAGATCTACTGGCTGGTCAACGCCGGGATGCTGCTGGTCTGCACCGCCGTCATCGCGGTCTGCGTCGCCCGGACCAACCGGCGCCGCCCGTGGGACGCGCTGCTGGTCGCGCTGGCGCCCGCGTTCGCGCTGACCGCGACCATCAACTGGGACCTCTTCGCGGTCGCCCTCGCGGCGGCCGGGATGATGCTGTGGTCGCGCAACCGGCCGCTGGCCGCGGGCATCCTGATCGGGCTGGCGACGGCCGCCAAGCTCTACCCGGTGCTGCTACTGGGGCCGTTGTTCCTGCTGTGCCTGCGGGCCGGGAAGCTGAAGGCCTGGGGCGCGGCGGTGGGCGGTGCCGCGGTGGCCTGGCTCGTGGTGAACCTTCCCGTGATGCTGCTCGCCCGGGACGGCTGGGCGAAGTTCTACACCTTCAGCCAGGAGCGGGGCGTCGACTACGGCTCGGTCTGGCTGATCATCTCCCAGCAGACCGGCAAGTCCATCGACGGGGCGAACTCCTACGCCATCGCGCTCATGCTGCTGTTCTGCGCCGGCATGGCGGGGCTGACCCTCTACGCCCCGCGGCGCCCGCGCTTCGCGCAGCTGGCCTTCCTCGTCGTGGCCGCCTTCATCCTGACCAACAAGGTCTACTCGCCGCAGTACGTGCTGTGGCTGGTGCCCCTCGCGGCGCTCGCCCGGCCGCGCTGGCGGGACTTCCTGATCTGGCAGGCGGCCGAGGTCATGTACTTCCTCGGGATCTGGTCGTACCTGGCGTACACGACGGGCGGCAACAGCAAGGGCCTGCCCCAGGACGGCTACCACCTGGCCATCGCGGCGCACCTGATCGGGACGCTGTACCTGTGCGTGGTCGTCGTCCGCGACATCGTCCTCCCCGAGCGCGACGCGGTCCGCCAGGACGGCTCGGACGACCCCTCGGGGGGCGTGCTGGACGGGGCGGAGGACGCGTTCGTGCTGGGGCGGTCCTCGCACCAGCCGCGGCACGCGGCGCCGCTGCAGGGCGGGCCCGAGGACGGTCACGGCTACGGCGAGGCGCTCCCGGTGCAGTGGGGCGTGGACCCGGCGCCGCCGGCCCCGCCCCACTGA